The following DNA comes from Spirulina major PCC 6313.
CGAAACCGGGTTGATGGGGATATTATTTGGCAACTGCTTCCCTAGGGGAAAGCGATCGCGCGTTCCCGACAGATGCAACAATGGGTTGGGAGGCGTGCGCCTCTGGATTAACGCTGTGACTGATGTGAATTGTTATGCCGAATTTTTTACTCGAAGTCGGGACAGAAGAACTACCGGCTGATTTTGTTGCCAGTGCGATCGCCCAATGGCAAACCCTTATTCCTGCCAGTCTCAGCGCCGCCAGCCTCAGCCCGCAGCACTGCGCGATCTACGCCACGCCCCGCCGCCTCGCCGTGGTCTTAACCGATGTGCCGGCCCAACAACCCGACCGCAGCGAAGAGCTTAAAGGCCCCCCCGTCAAAGCCGCATTTAAAGACGGTCAACCCACCCCCGCCGCCACCGGCTTCGCCAAGAAGCAGGGCATCAGTGTTGATGATTTTGTGATTCGCGACACGCCCAAAGGGGAATTTATCTTTGTCACCAAACACCATTTGGGGCAACCCGCCGCCGCACTCCTGCCGGACTTAGTGCAGCAGTGGATTACGGGTTTAGAAGGGCGGCGTTTTATGCGATGGGGCGATGGTGAACTGCGGTTTCCCCGGCCGATTCGCTGGCTCGTGACCCTCTGGGATGAGGCCGTGTTACCCGTGACCCTGACCAGTGGATCGGATCGGATCGTCAGCGATCGCATCTCCCAGGGCCATCGCGTCCTTCATCCTGAACCTGTTAAACTCGCCGATCCGATCAGTTATCGCGACACCCTGGCCGCCGCCGCTGTTGTCGTTGATCCCGAAGCGCGGCGATCGCACATTCTCGACCAAATTCACCAAGCCGCCCAAAGCGTCAACGGCCGCGCCATCATCTCCGACGACCTCCTCGCGGAAGTGGTGAACCTCGTCGAAGCCCCCCACGCCGTCGTCGGCACCTTTGAAGCCGAATACCTCGCCCTCCCCTCAGAAGTGATCACCACCGTCATGGTCACCCATCAACGCTATTTCCCCATCCAAGACAACAACGGCGCACTCTTGCCCCACTTCATCACCATCGCCAACGGTGACCCCCAAAAAGCCGACATCATCGCCGCTGGCAATGCCCGCGTCATCCGTGCCCGCCTCGCAGACGGTAAATTCTTCTACGATGCCGACTGTGATGAACCCCTCGAAGCCAACCTCCCCCAACTGGAAACCATCACCTTCCAAGCCGATTTAGGATCAATGCAGGTGAAAGTCGATCGCATCCTTGACCTCACCGCCGAAATCAGCCAGCAACTCAATCTACCGCCCGACCTCGCCGCCACCATCGAACGCGCCGCCCTCCTCTGCAAAGCCGACCTCGTTTCCCAGATGGTCTACGAATTCCCGGAACTTCAGGGCATTATGGGGGAAAAATACGCCCGCATCAGTGGGGAATCGGACGAGGTGGCCCAGGCGATTTTTGAACATTACCTACCACGGGGAGCCGATGACGATCTGCCCCAAACCCTGGCGGGGCAAGTGGTGGGCATTGCCGATCGCCTCGATTCCTTGGTGAGTATTTTTGGCTTGGGGATGATTCCCACGGGGTCGTCTGATCCCTTTGCCCTGCGGCGGGCGGCCAATGCGGTGATTAATGTGATTTGGGCGGCGAATTTGGAGATTAATCTGCTTGACCTGCTCGAACAGTTTGCCGCTGCCTTTGTCAGTGCCCATGCCGAGTACGAATCGCCGTTCCTCGCCCTCCAGAGCTTTTTCATCCAACGGGCGCGGACACTACTCCAAGACGAGTTAGGGATTGAGTATGACTTGGTGAATGCGGTGTTAGGGGAAGACGACCCCGACTATGAAGTGCGAGCGTTGCAAAATCTGTGTGATCTACGCGATCGCGCCTGCTTCCTCCAGTCCCTGCGCAAAAATCGAACCCTAGAACTACTTTACGAAACCGTCAACCGTTCCACCCGCCTCGCCGCCAAAGGGTCACTCCCCACGGACGAACTCAACCCCTACGAGGTCATTCAATCCCACCTCTTTGAACAAGAGTCGGAACGGGAACTCTTCCAAACCCTCTGTAAATTGCTCCCCCAAACCCAACAAGCGATCGCCGAACGGGACTATCAACGCCTTGTAGACGGTCTCGCCGCCATTTCCCCCCATGTCACCCGCTTTTTCGATGGTGACGACAGCGTTTTGGTGATGGCCGAAGATCCCGATGTGCAAAATAATCGCCTCAATCTCCTCGGTTTGATTCGCAACCATGCCCGTGTCCTCGCTGACTTTGGCGCAATCCTTAAACCCTAAACAACCGAACACAACCCAGACAGGGGGCTGAAGCCCCTTGCGCTGACGCTCTGATCACGAAAATCATGCCAATAGCGGTCTAAAACTGAATCCGATCGCGGGTTCCGGTATTTTTAGCATTCTTGGCGATAAATTCAATAATCTTACCCGCCACATCAACCCCCGTCGCCCGCTCGATGCCCTCCAATCCAGGGGAGGAATTCACCTCCATCACCACCGGGCCATGGTGCGATCGCAACAAATCCACCCCCGCCACCCGGAGGCCCATCGCCTTCGCCGACCGCACCGCCGTACTCCGCTCCTCCGGCGTGAGCTTCACCCCCGCTGCCGAGCCGCCCCGATGGAGATTAGAGCGAAATTCTCCCGGCGGCCCCTGGCGTTTCATCGCGGCCACCACTTTGCCCCCCACCACAAAACAGCGCAAATCCGCGCCCTTGGCTTCCTTGATATATTCCTGCACTAAAATATTGGCTTCGAGGCCGCGAAAGGCTTCAATCACCGATCGCGCCGCCGGTTTCGTTTCCGCCAACACTACCCCTAGGCCCTGCGTCCCTTCGAGGAGTTTAATCACCAAGGGCGCACCCCCCACCGTATCAATCAGGCCGTCAATGTCTTCTGTGGCATGGGCGAAGCCGGTTACGGGCAGGCCGATACCTTCACGGGCGAGAATCTGAAGGCAGCGTAGCTTATCCCGCGATCGCGAAATCGCCTGGGATTCATTGGCACTAAACACCCCCATCACCTCAAACTGTCGCACCACCGCCGTCCCATAGAACGTCCGCGATGCCCCAATGCGCGGAATAATCGCATCAAAATTTTCCAAAGTCTTACCGTTGTAGACAATGGTGGGATTGTGGGAGGTGATGTTCATGTAGCAACGCAGATAGTTCACCACCCGGATCTCATGCCCCCGTTCTTCCGCTGCTTCCCGGAGCCGACGGGTGGAATACAGAGAAGAATCTTGAGAAAGGATCGCGATTTTCATGATTCAGTGGAGACAGAACAGGGTTAGGTTAATTATCTACCCATTGCGGGGTAGGTTTGAACGTCCTCGACAGAATTGCCGGGACGTTCGCAGGATTCAGCAACGCGGGGCTAGGGGTGCGATCGCTGCAAATACGATCGCCCCGGATCAACCCAAAACCGCCGGCGAATCGCTTCTCGACCCAACAACATCCGAAACCCCATCTGATCCCGACTCGTTAACGTCAGTTCAATGGGCCAAGTTTGCTCACCCACCGTTACCAAGGTTTTCACCACCGGGCGCAGTTGGGCATGACCCCCGGAACTTTTAACCGTGCGTTGGTCGAGAAGAGGTGCTTCCGCCTGGATGGTTAGGGCCGTCGAACGCTGCTGAGGATGCACTTTGAATTGCATCAAAACAATCCCGTCCCGCTCGATTTTTTCAATATCAAAGGCATGGAGCGCCGATGATCTCGCGCCGGTATCAATTTTGGCCTTAATCGGATCAATCTCCAAAGCGGGCAACGTCAAATATTCACGCCAACCGATCAATGGTAACGGTGAGGATGACACCGGAAACACCCCCTAATAACTATTTAGGTTTGATATGGGCTTGATCTTAGCGGTTCAGCTATGGCAAAGATAGGGCTTGACAAATCGTCTGCCCTATCTTGATCGGTGGGTCGGCAATCCCAGCGATGATTCAGGGTGAAGTGCAGTCAATGGGGCTTATTCCCGGGCCGAGAGGCGATATTGTCGCCCCGGAACATCAGACCCCACCCAGATGTGATAGTCCCCAGCCGTCCAGTCTAAGCCTTGCAACACCGCATCTTCATTAAAGCCGCGCCCGATCGCACTACAGTGGATCGCCCCGCTGGGGTCTTGCACCATCAAAATCGTCGGCTTGCCACCGTTGTTCACCGCCAAGCGGAGAGTTTCGATACTGGGATGCACGCTCAGGATGTGGTCAGGGGTTTCGCTGGCATAAATGTCGGTGGCTTGGCAGGCGGGGGGCGTGGCATTACCTCCCCGTTGGGCTGCTAGATCAGCAAGTTGGATCGCGCCGCCGGTGGTGCCCATGACCGTTGCCTTGGCACGATCAAAACCACGGGCAACCGCTAATTCTCCAAAGTTAGCCTCTTGGGCGAAGCCGGGGCTAGCTCCTAAGCTGATGACTAAAGACAGGAATAAGGGATAGTACTGTCGGATCGATACCATGGTGTTAACCTCCTCAATCCCAGCAATGCAAGTTAGGCTTCTAGCTGCGATCGCAATCTGACGTGTTGATTCTGTAGCTGGGTGAATACCCTTAGCTTAAAGGCGAATCGAGGCAGAGTCACCCGACAATCAGCCAGTCCTGAAGCTGCCACACCCTGGCTCTCCATTCGCTCGCAGGGAAGTACAAAACGAATTCAATGGCTCTAAAACTGGTGTACATTCAAGTCTAGAGTTGAGAAAGCCCCCCATGCCTGTACTGATCGCCACGTTCCTACTCATCGGTTTGAATTGGCTGATTTCCGGTGTTGTGTCGGTGCAAGCGTTGGCGCTCTTTCGTGGGTTAGGAACAGTGGGGTGGTGGGCAATCGGGCTGCTGGGTTTGGGGGCGATCGCTTGGTGTTTTGGCGACGATCCCTAAGGGCCGATCCGGTTCCGTCGCGGCGTTCCTTGCAAACGTTACTATCCTTTTTTTATCCTGTTCTATGCGTCAGTCCTGGTATCTCTGCATTGGTTTTGCGTCACTATTTACCCTGGGATTGACCCCGGCCCTCCGGGCCCAACCCCTGACCCCAGAAGCGGTAAACCTCGATCCGGACGTGGTGGAAGAAAGCCCCGTCCTCCAGCGTTGGCTAGAGGCTGTTCCCGATGTGGGGAAAGACATTCGCCATGATCCGAGTTTTCGATCCCGGGTGCGTTTGGGTTACTCAAATTTTCCCTCGACGGCGGGGCAGGGGGGGTGGCACGGAGGCGTTGAAGATCTGTTTTTAGGGGACAGTGCCGCCACGGTGAGCGCGGGGTATCAAGGCACCTGGAGCGGCGATCGCGCCACCTGGGGCGGCGATTTGCGCTACTATCTCCGCCCCTTGGGGGACTATTTCAATGTCGCTCCCGTGGTGGGCTATCGTCACATCACCACCGAGGGTCAACAAACCGATGGGATCAATTTGGGAATTAAAGTCCAGTTTGCCCTGTCCCGCACGGGAGCGGCAGATCTTGCCCTACAGCAAAGTTTCGTCTCGGTGGGAACGGCGGCGGAAGTGGGGATTACCAGCCTGTCCTTGGGATATGCGATCGCGCCTCACCTCAGACTCGCCACCGATCTCGAAAAACAAAATTCTCGCTACGAAAAAGATAGTCGGGTCGGCATTTCCCTTGAATGGCTGTTTTGACCCCAATCGGTCAGATTTGTTCATACTTTGAAATGTTTGCACTCGTGTGTTCGGCTCAAGCGATAGGATATGAGCAGTTCAGTCACGATTTTCTAGATAAGCGCGTGTTAGCCATTAACCTATTCACAGCATTAAGCGAGTTTTCCCGGATGCACTGCGGCGCAATCTGTGCTGTCTTGATTCCCTGCGTGCTGTTGGTCGCCATCTACACCTTGGTCTTGCTGTATTGGCAAAAACCGATCGCTACCCTCTGCACTACGGCAACGGTGGGAACGGGGTTGGCGATGATTCTTTTTCTGCATGTGTCCACTTGGTTCATGATTGGGGTGGTCACGCCGGTAACGTTTGTTTTGGCAGCGTTGGGGCTGACCTGTGTGGTGAGCAATTGGGCGGCGGTGGGATGGGGCTGGTGGCGATCGCACCGCCCCCAAACCCCCAACTTGGTTTAGTTTGCTCTTTTTTGGGTCTGGGGGGGTCGCAGCGATCGCGTCAGCAGGACAACCTCAAACCCCCAGAATCATTCGCATCCCAGAAATCGGCGGTTATCATAGAAGTCTGAATCGATAGGCACGCAGAGTCCGCGGCCAAGGCCCCTCACCTGCGCCTCGTCATGTTCTCAGCCCAACCCTCTGTTTCGGAGCCACTGCCATCGCCGCCTCTCTCCGCCCTAGAGGCCGTGGCACACCAAACCTTAGATTCAATGTTGCTGGCGACGCGAGCGATCGCGATCTGGTGGGTCAGCGATCGCCCCAACGCTGCCCCCCTCTGCCACAGCAACCCCCAACACCCCCACTACAGCCCCCAACACCTCCACCACCTCCAACAGGATTGCCACCAAGTCAGCCGGGGTGAACCCAGTCACTTCACCACCATGCTTCGCCCCTTGGCCTCCCGCCATCACCACCTCACCCCCACGGTGTGTCACATCACCGAACCCGCCGACCTCGGCATCTTGTACCATTACCCCTTGCCCAGTGAGAGTGCAACGCCCCACTATGCGGCCCTGTGGTGCGAAAAACGGCTATCGAGCAATCAAACCCACTACATTGAACAACTCCTTAGCCTCCTCTGTCACTACGCCCAAGCTACCCAGACCCTCGCCCAGCAACAACAACGCCTCGACATTCTCCAGCAAACCCTCCAACGGGGCAAACATCAACTGCGCAGCCCCCTAGCGCTGATTCGCCTCTATGCGGAAAATCTCAAATTGGGGTTAGCGGATGAAACCCTTCAAGCCCAGGCTGATGTGATTCGGATCACAGCGACGGAATTGAGTGATAATCTCAAGAAATTACTGGATTTGCATGGGCCGCAATCGCTGCACTTGATGGCGACGAATCTACAGCAGGTGTTCGCGGATTTAGAAACGATGTTATTGCCTCGGTTAACCGAGCGGCGGGTGGAGTTAGCGATCGCCCCACAGCCCCTGTGGATTTGGGTTGATCCGTGGAAATTAAAACAGGTGTTGGAAATTGTCGTGACCAATGCCCTGGAGTTTAGCCCGGTGGGGGGGACGGTGTCCTGTCGGGGGGATGTGGCGGGGGATTGGGTGCAGATTGCGATCGCCGATCAAGGGCCCGGCATTGCGCCGACGGTGTTGCCCCATATTTTCGAGCCGTTCTATTCCCAACGGTCAGGGGGAACGGGGTTAGGGCTAGCGATCGCCGCCGATATCATCCGCGAACACCACGGCACGATTCGCGTCGAGAATCGTCCCCACGGCGGCGCAGCATTCCAGATCACCCTCCCCCATCCACCGGCTCAAGGAACGTTGGGCGTGTTAGGGGAGTTTTGCCTTTGAATACAAGTGCTGAATCGGTCTCTGTGGTGTTGATTGACGATGAGCCGCTGTTTCGGCAGGGCCTGCGCCGGTTTTTCAGTCTGTCTCACTCTGATGCAGTGGTGAGGGTGCAGGTGGTGGGCGAAGCGGATTCCGTCGAACAGGGGTTAGACCTGATCCAAACCCGCAAGCCCGACATGATCCTGCTGGATATGGAGTTACCCCACCTGAATGGTTTGGATGCTCTGTTACACCTGAAGGAACAGGCCTACGCGGGGGATGTGTTGGTGCTCTCGGCCCATCAGGATGATCAATGGATTTTTCTGGCGATGCAAAGTGGGGCGAAGGGCTATGTGTTTAAAGAGGCCGTCACGGAGCAACTGCCAGCGGCGATCGCCACGGTGTTAGCGGGTAAAATCTACTTGGCTCCTGACGTGGCCACCTGTTTTTTTCGCCGTTTTCAAGACCTCGCCAGTCAATCCCTGCCCTTGGTGAAGTCCTTGCATTTAACCGAGCGCGAGCAGGATGTGCTGTATTGGCTGGTGCAGGGAGAGCCGAATACCCAGATCGCCCGTCATCTGTTCGTGACGGTGGCGACGGTGAAAGCCCATTTAACTTCGATTTTTGAAAAATTAGGGGTGTCGAGCCGTACCCAAGCCATTGTTAAGGCTTTACGCTTAGGATTGGTAAAACCCTAGGGATCGCCCCTGATGCAAAGAAATATTGACTTGGGTCTCGTTCGCGCCCAATTCCCCCTAGCCTGAATCCGAATACCTTTTCTCTTCATGAGTAATCATCTTGCGATCGCCACTGTTACCGCCACCCTCCAACGGATTATTCAATCCACCATTCAAGCTGATGTCAGTGGGGCACGGGTCACGACACTACGCCCGGACAGTATCGGCACGGCCACCCCGACCACGGGGGTGAATATTTTCCTCTACCATGTGCCGATGAACTATATGTGGGGCAACAGTGCGGAAATTCAGCGCCGCAATCGTCGGGGCGAGGGGGCAGTGCGATCGCGGACCGCCGTCGATATGCATTACATGATTAGCTGCTACGGTAACGATGCCGAACTCGAACCCCAACGCCTTTTAGGAAGCGTGATCCGCACCCTCACGGACTACAAAATCATTTCGCGAGACCTGATTCACGACACCCTCGAAGATGCCAACCTGGACTATCTCAGCAATTCTGACCTCTCCGAACAGTTTGCCGAAATTGCCTTCGCGCCCCTGAATTTGACCCTCGATGAACTGTCAAAAGTCTGGTCGGTGTTTTTCCAAACGCCCTATTGTCTATCGGTGGCCTACAAAGCAACGGTGGCGATGATCGAAGGAGAAGCCACGGGGGAAGCACCGCTACCGGTGAGCGATCGCCAATACGGCGGCACGTCCCCCCTCGCCGGTCAACCGCAAATCACGGAGGTAATCAGCGATCGCGGTCGCTTCTACCCGATCGAAACCAGCAGCACCCTCCGCATCCGCGGCCAACATCTCAACGGCCCCGACACCTTCATCCGCATCGGCGCGATCGAAGCCGCCCCCACCGAACAGAGCGCCGATCAACTCCTCCTCAACCTCGCCACCCTGCCCACGGATCAACTCCGCGCCGGCATTCAAAGCCTCCAAGTGGTCTATCGCCAAGCCAAGGCCGACAATGGCAAACCCGCCCCCCGCGTCGAATCCAACACCACCCCTTTCGTCCTCCGTCCCACGGTGCAACACCTGGAGGTGGGGCAACTCACCGGCACAGCCCGGCGAGGGCGTAACGGCACGGTCACCGTGGAGAGCAATCTCCCGATGCTCCCTGAGCAGCGGGTGACCCTCTCGCTCCATGAGTGGTCTACGAATGATCCGGCGACCTACCTTTTTGAAGCCTCGGCCCGAGATGCGATCGCTACCGTTGTGGACATTCCGATCAAAAACGTCAAACCGGGGGACTATCTCGTCCGTCTCCATGTCGATGGGGCCGAGAGTTGCCTAGAGGTGGATCAAGATCCGGAGAGCGACACCTATGGCTGGTATGTCGGCCCCCGCTTACTGATGGTTTAAGCAAAGCTTAGGAGTGGATTGACTAATTCTTTCTGATGCTTCAGATTTAACGCAATTTCTTATCAACCTGATTACAAGGAATGATGATGGCGAGTTACTTGATCAAAGTTGCCGGTTTAGGATTTATTCATAAAAATTGGAAGACGGAAGAACCCCGCTTCTGCGCCGCCCAAGCCACCGCGAAAACCTGGACAACACGCAAAGCCGCCATTGGCTTCGGTTCTGAGCAGCTTACCCCCCGTCTCAAAATAGGCTGGGAACTCTGGGAACTCGACGATGAGACCCTAGAACCGGTCATTTTGCCCCGGTCTCTGTTTGAAAGCCAGCGCGGCTAGGATGCGACCCAGACCGCGCCCCGTTCTGCCAGTTATGATCTTTAGATCAACCCGACGATCGGCATGAAGTTCTATAATTAGGCCTTGTTAAGCGCAGCATTATAGGGAAATCCAAGTGTTTCACCTCAGTGGTTACGAATATTTTTTAGGCTTTCTCCTGATCGCCAGTTCCGTTCCGATCTTGTCGCTGATTGCGTCGAAAATCTTGCGCCCTCGTACCGGCGGGCCAGAGCGGCGCACCACCTACGAATCGGGAATGGAGCCTATCGGCGGAGCATGGATTCAATTCAACATCCGGTACTATATGTTCGCCCTTGTGTTTGTGGTCTTCGATGTTGAAACCGTGTTTCTCTACCCGTGGGCCGTCGCCTTTAGTCAATTGGGTTTGCTAGCCTTTATAGAAGCCCTCATCTTCATCGCAATTTTGGTTGTTGCCTTGGTGTATGCATGGCGTAAAGGAGCGTTAGAGTGGTCATGAATTTAGAATCAATCGAACAGCAAAACGTTGAAAAAATCTTAAATCCGGTGGCCCGCACCGGGGTTACCCAAGACTTATCGGAAAATATCGTCCTCACCACCGTAGATGACCTCTACAACTGGGCGAAACTATCCAGCCTCTGGCCCTTACTCTACGGGACGGCTTGTTGTTTTATCGAGTTTGCCGCGATGATCGGCTCTCGGTTTGACTTTGACCGTTTTGGTCTGGTGCCGCGTTCGAGTCCCCGGCAGGCGGATCTTTTGATTACCGCCGGCACGATTACGATGAAAATGGCCCCGGCCTTGGTGCGGCTCTACGAAGAAATGCCCGAACCGAAGTATGTGATCGCTATGGGAGCCTGCACGATTACCGGCGGAATGTTCAGTGTGGATTCGCCCAGTGCGGTGCGGGGTGTGGATAAGTTGATTCCGGTGGATGTTTATATTCCCGGTTGTCCGCCGCGCCCGGAAGCGATTATGGATGCGATCGTAAAGCTGCGCAAAAAGGTGGCCAATGAGTCGATCCAAGAGCGGGCCACGGTGCTAGAGCAGCAGCATGAATATTACTGCACGACCCACAACATGAAGGTGACGGAGCCGATTTTGACTGGGGAATATTTGCGATCGCCCGATCGCCAAGCCCCTACCAAAGAACTCACCGAAGCCTACGGGCTGCCCATTGCCCCCACCCGTCAAGATGTGAAAGAAGAGGTTGATCGTGGCTGAAGACAACACTCCCAACAACGCCCCGGAAGAAGAATCCACCGCCCTTGTGGCCGGCCCGGCATCATCATGGCTCACCGAGAATGGCTTTGACCATGGTTTGCTCGAACCGGATCACCTCGGCATTGAGATGATCCAAGTGGAGGCGAAGGTGCTCCTGCCCATCTGCACCGCGCTTCGAGCTTACGGGTTCAACTATTTGCAATGTCAAGGGGGTTATGATCTAGGCCCCGGTAAAGAACTCGTCAGTTTTTACCATTTGGTGAAAGTCAGTGACGATGCCGAAAGTACCGAAGAAATTCGGGTTAAGGTGTTCGTGCCCCGCGACAATCCCCATGTGCCTTCGGTTTACTGGATTTGGAAGGCGGCGGACTGGCAAGAGCGGGAAACCTACGATATGTACGGTATTGTCTACGATGGCCATCCCAATTTGAAACGGTTATTGATGCCGGAAGATTGGATCGGTTGGCCCCTGCGCAAGGACTATATTTCTCCCGATTTTTACGAATTACAGGATGCCCATTAAGGGCGATCGCTCACCCCGTCCGGGTGCTTGGGTTTAAGATCATCCTGAACAGAAAAGAGTGAGTGTGACACACTCACTCTTTGGCATGAAGGGGAGATTTTTGCTTTAACCTCCCTTGCCGGCGTTGCGGTGAAAAGTCAGATTGTTTCTCTGGGTGCTGGGCATGGGTTAAATGCCCACATCAATGGGGAAGCGGCGCATTAGATCGACGGCGCGGCGGGCATTTTGGCGGATAGTGTCGGAGAGGCCGGGGACGTGGGGAATTTGGGACAGAAAGTCTACGGTACGCCGTAACATTCGCACCAAATCACCCTCATCAAAACTGCAATTGTCGCCCAGGGTTTCCCAGGTCACACCGAGGGCCCATTGTTCCATCACGCCGATGATATTAAGGGTTTCGTCTTCGAGCCAGACGGGAAGGGCGACTTTGTAGCGGTGCTGCACTTTGATCAACTCTTTACGGAGGGGGAGCAAGTTGGCCAGGGCCACGAGCACTGATTCCGGGGGGGCGTAGTTTGTCCAGCTATCGGGGCGGGGGGGTTCGCTGATCAGGCTATAGACAGCGGCGGCGAGTTCCGGGGGGCCGAGGGGATCGAGGTAGCCGGACATCAGGGCGAGGCCGAGCCAGAGTTCGTTATCGCCGCGAATGGCGGCGGCGGCTTGGCCGATTTCGGTGGGGTCGTATTCGATCAGGGCATCGAATTCGCGGAGGACTTTGACGAGGTTGGAGAAGTCGCGCCAATGTTGGGTTTGGTGTTCTTTGTATTGGGCTTGACGATCGCGCAATCGCCGTTGCAGTTGAATCCGTAGGTTATGGCGTTTCACCAGTTGGCCGGGTTTGCCCCATTGGCGGAGGGGGTGGGTATCCAGTTGGGATTGAACGGCGGCGAGGCGATCGCTCTGCTCCACCACTTCCGGCGCATCATCGAGGCTAAAGGGGGTAATCGGAATCGCCTCCGCTACCGAGGCACTGAGGTCATCACCGGGATAGTATTGCCCCAATTTGCGCGGTAAATCAAAGGGCGGGTCGAGCATATCGAGCAGGGTCTGAGCGATCGCCGTATCTCCCACCCCGATCACATCCTGACTCGCCACCACAGTCCAATCGTTCCCTTCGGTTAAACAGAGGTAATAGGGGACTTTGCCCCGGCCGGAGAGTTGGGCAACGAGGAGCACCGGCAGGGGTTGCGCCACGGAGACATGCTTACCTTTGAGGTAGAAAATGCTGCCGAGGGGTAGTTTGGGCAACCGTTGGGTAATATCTTGCTGGCGAGTTTCGATCGCTTGCTCGCGGAGAATTTTTAAGAGACGGCGTTCCTCTTTGGCCCGTTGGCGAAGTTTTTCGTAGTCTTCAATCTGGGGGACGGGGATGGGGGCGAGTTCCACGTCCAGTTTGGCGAGGTCGGTGGTGAGTTCTGCGATCGCTTGCTTATCCGGCGCTAACTTCAACGAAGCGGCATACTGGGCAAAACTCCGCTCCAAGAGGCTTTTCACCTGGGGCACAGAATGGGTTTGCAATAAATTCAACACCATGCCATAGGTGGGCGTAAATTGACTCACCAAGGGTTCAGCGGATTTGAGGGCGAGATCGGCGGCATCCTTAGCCCCCTCAAACCGGGTCTGTACCGTTACCACGTAACCCTGTTCATCCATCCCCCGTCGCCCGGCCCGGCCCGCCATTTGCAGGAACTCCGCCGCCCGCAACAGCCGATGACCATT
Coding sequences within:
- a CDS encoding NADH dehydrogenase subunit K, with product MNLESIEQQNVEKILNPVARTGVTQDLSENIVLTTVDDLYNWAKLSSLWPLLYGTACCFIEFAAMIGSRFDFDRFGLVPRSSPRQADLLITAGTITMKMAPALVRLYEEMPEPKYVIAMGACTITGGMFSVDSPSAVRGVDKLIPVDVYIPGCPPRPEAIMDAIVKLRKKVANESIQERATVLEQQHEYYCTTHNMKVTEPILTGEYLRSPDRQAPTKELTEAYGLPIAPTRQDVKEEVDRG
- a CDS encoding DEAD/DEAH box helicase, which produces MNTSARASLNRTEIFPFPLDPFQVDALDALDTGSSVVVSVPTGSGKTLVGEYAIHRAISRNRRVFYTTPLKALSNQKFRDFCELFGADQVGILTGDTSINRDASVLVMTTEIFRNMLYGTPIGQVGTSLANVEAVVLDECHYMNDSQRGTVWEESIIYCPPQMQIVALSATIANAAELTEWISQVHGPTRLIHSDFRPVPLEFHFSTVKGLFPLLNETSTRVNKRLLPKGKPRRLRREDCPTIRQTVAQLRDRDMLPAIFFIFSRRGCDSAIAQVSDYTLLTADETAELKDRVTAFVSENPSAARTNQVEPLMRGIASHHAGVLPAWKGLVEELFQDGLVKVVFATETLAAGINMPARTTVISAISKRSDNGHRLLRAAEFLQMAGRAGRRGMDEQGYVVTVQTRFEGAKDAADLALKSAEPLVSQFTPTYGMVLNLLQTHSVPQVKSLLERSFAQYAASLKLAPDKQAIAELTTDLAKLDVELAPIPVPQIEDYEKLRQRAKEERRLLKILREQAIETRQQDITQRLPKLPLGSIFYLKGKHVSVAQPLPVLLVAQLSGRGKVPYYLCLTEGNDWTVVASQDVIGVGDTAIAQTLLDMLDPPFDLPRKLGQYYPGDDLSASVAEAIPITPFSLDDAPEVVEQSDRLAAVQSQLDTHPLRQWGKPGQLVKRHNLRIQLQRRLRDRQAQYKEHQTQHWRDFSNLVKVLREFDALIEYDPTEIGQAAAAIRGDNELWLGLALMSGYLDPLGPPELAAAVYSLISEPPRPDSWTNYAPPESVLVALANLLPLRKELIKVQHRYKVALPVWLEDETLNIIGVMEQWALGVTWETLGDNCSFDEGDLVRMLRRTVDFLSQIPHVPGLSDTIRQNARRAVDLMRRFPIDVGI
- a CDS encoding NAD(P)H-quinone oxidoreductase subunit J; amino-acid sequence: MAEDNTPNNAPEEESTALVAGPASSWLTENGFDHGLLEPDHLGIEMIQVEAKVLLPICTALRAYGFNYLQCQGGYDLGPGKELVSFYHLVKVSDDAESTEEIRVKVFVPRDNPHVPSVYWIWKAADWQERETYDMYGIVYDGHPNLKRLLMPEDWIGWPLRKDYISPDFYELQDAH